One stretch of Lucilia cuprina isolate Lc7/37 chromosome 6, ASM2204524v1, whole genome shotgun sequence DNA includes these proteins:
- the LOC111687627 gene encoding uncharacterized protein LOC111687627 — protein MEAASTGKPKIYGAGFREEWKEKFPWLSNDKSNGKKCTIFNISIVGGLSHIQRHASRECHIKKLQIAKNTPKINTFLESTRFVNNDLAKKLEIILEHNLPFTILDHLNNIIKDGITDSQIT, from the exons ATGGAAGCTGCTTCCACTgg aaagcCTAAAATTTATGGAGCAGGGTTTCGAGAAGAATGGAAAGAAAAGTTTCCGTGGCTATCAAATGATAAATCAAATGGCAAAAAGTGTACCATATTCAACATCAGTATTGTAGGAGGATTGAGCCACATACAGCGACATGCAAGCCGAGAATGTCATATCAAAAAGTTGCAAATTGCCAAGAACACAccaaaaattaatacatttttagaaagCACACGTTTTGTCAACAATGATCTTGCAAAAAAGttagaaataatattagaaCACAATTTGCCATTTACTATACTAGatcatttaaataacattataaAAGACGGTATTACAGATTcacaaataacataa